A single genomic interval of Spinacia oleracea cultivar Varoflay chromosome 6, BTI_SOV_V1, whole genome shotgun sequence harbors:
- the LOC110802438 gene encoding acyl carrier protein 2, chloroplastic encodes MASITGSSVSFKCAPLQSSFNSKNYALKSSVTFWRRTPVMPRGLSVSCAAKPEMVTKVSDIVKSQLALAEDAKVTGETKFSEIGADSLDTVEIVMKLEEEFGVTVEEENAQTITTIQEAADMIEALQQNK; translated from the exons ATGGCTTCCATCACTGGATCATCCGTCTCCTTCAAGTGCGCCCCTCTTCAGTCCTCG TTTAACTCAAAGAACTATGcgctgaagtcatcagtgacaTTCTGGAGGAGAACTCCAGTGATGCCACGTGGCCTAAGTGTCTCTTGCGCT GCCAAGCCCGAGATGGTCACAAAGGTCAGTGATATAGTGAAAAGCCAGCTTGCTTTGGCAGAGGATGCTAAAGTTACCGGTGAAacaaaattttcagaaattgGAGCTGATTCTCTTGACACA GTTGAGATTGTGATGAAGCTTGAGGAGGAATTTGGGGTTACCGTTGAGGAAGAGAATGCTCAAACCATTACAACTATTCAAGAAGCAGCAGACATGATTGAGGCACTTCAACAAAACAAGTAG